The stretch of DNA CATACCACAAACCATTATTGAATTTAGACTTATGATTGTTTTTATTCCCCTTTCTTTTGTCATATTTGCAACTGCTTTCATCATTATAGCTGGCCCAATAGCAAATATCCTATCAATTTGCTTCTCTTCATCCATAAGTTTTTTCAGTATATCAGTGACAAACCCTTTTTCTCCGTAAGTTCCGTCATTTGTTGCGAGAAGGACTTTATTAGATGCATTTTTCATTTCGTCTTCCCAGAATACATAATTTTTTGAACGATAGCCTATAATAGATGTTACTTTATTACCTTTTTGTTTCAACTTTCTTGAAAGTGGATAAACTGGCGCAACTCCTATACCTCCGCCAATGCAGATGACATTCCCAAAATATTCTATATCTGTGGGATTTCCCAAAGGGCCTAATACATCCGAGATGTAGCCACCTGCTTGTTTAGTAGCAAGAAAGTGTGTTGATTTTCCAATTTCTTGAAATACTATAGTAATTGTGCCTTTTTCTCTATTAAAATCAGCGATGGTTAGAGGGATTCTTTCTCCTTTTTCGTAGACGCGTATAATCACAAATTGGCCAGCTTCTGCTTTTTTTGCGACAAAAGGTGCATCTAATTTCATAAGTTGCATTTTAGGGCCTAATTTTTGGTGTTTTAAGATTTTAAACACAATGCCTCCTTTTTCATTAATATTTTTTTGCTTTTCTGGAAAATATTTTTAAAGTTTTTAACAATTATACATTGTAACTCGTCTTGTGAAATGTTTCTTAAATTTGCAAATTCCGCATAGATGTATTTTACAAAAATAGGTAAGTTTTTTTTGCCTCTCTCAGGCACAGGGGCAAGATATGGAGAATCTGTTTCTAACAGAACTTTATTGATTGGTACTATTTTTGCTGCTTCCCTTAAATTCTCTCTCTTTTTAAATGTAAGCATGCCAGAGAATGATATGTACATGCCAAGATCAATAACTTTTTTTGCTTCTTTTGGGCCGTAGTCAAATGAATGAAACACGCCGTTCAAGTAGCCCACACTTGTAATTATTGAAATCGTGTCATCAAACGCATTTCTTGAATGTACTATGAACGGCATGTTTAGAGATTTAGCAATGATGATTTGTTTTTTAAATATCTTTTTTTGTAAGGAGAAACTTGTGATATTTCTAAAATAATCTAATCCTATTTCTCCAATTGCAATAATTTTTTTATAGGATGCGAGGGTAGCAAGTTCTTCTTCAGATGGTTTATCAATGGGGAATGCATCATAAGGATGTATTCCGACACTGCCAAATAGAGGGTTATTTTGAGAGAGGGATACTACTTCTCTTGAGCTTTTCATGTTGTATGCTATATTATTTACAGCAAATAATGTTTTTTCACTATCCTCAATGACAAATTTTAAGTTATTGCCATATTCTTTTTTTAGCAGATGGGCATGAGAGTCTATATACATTAACTAATCTTTGATCCTTCTTTCATCTCTTTATCAAGGATAAGAAGCGAAAGATTATTTTCGTCACTTGCAGCTAACAACATTCCGTAAGAAGTAACATCCATAAGTTTTCTTGGTTTTAGGTTTTTTACAATAATAATTTTTTTCCCGATCAATTGTTCCGGTTCATAGTGCAGGGCGATCCCCCCCACAATCGTTCTTTCCTCGTCTCCGAGCGAAATACGGAGTTTTATGAGTTTTTGCGACTCTTGTATCTTTTCTGCTGCAATAATTTGTGCTACTCTCAGATCAAGTTTTGCAAAATCTTCGTACGAAATAAAATTTTCTTCCTCAACATTTTCTTCGTCTGCTGTTTCTTTCTTTAACCGGGGAAAGATTGGGGGTAATTTTTCTACTTTAATACCAGTTTTTAATTGCCCCCATCCCATTTTTTTTATACTTATAGAATCGTCCTGAAATGTTTTTAATATTTTTTTTGTTGTAAACGGTATAAATGGTGTAAGGAGTATGGTAATGTGTCTTATTCCTTCAAGTAACGTATAAAGTATGGATGAAAGCACGTCTTGATTGTCTTTCAGTTTCCATGGAGCTTTTGTTTGAATGTAATTATTTAGTGCGTTAATTATATTCCAAACGGCATCTAGAGCCTGGGAAAAATTGTATTTGTCCATTTCTTTTATGTATATCTTTTCTTGTTCGTTAATAAAGTTTATTATTTTTTCATCTCTTACTATTTCTTCAGGGACTATCCCGTCTTCATATTTATATAGCATTGTAGTAGTTCTATTAATTAAATTTCCAAAATCATTGGCGAGATCAGAATTGTATCGCCTATAGAAAGTATCCATTGTAAAATTGCCATCTAACCCAAAAGGTATCTCTTTTGAAAGATAGAAACGTGTAGCATCAACAGCTGTTTCGATGTCTATTCTTGCTTTTTTTGAAAATTCTTTTACAAAATCTACGGGATTGATTACGTTGCCTTTTGATTTAGACATTTTTTCTCCTTCCAGGTTCCAGAAGCCGTGGGCAAATATTTCCTTTGGGAGAGGTAATCCATAGCTCATAAGCATAGCAGGCCATATTATTCCGTGAAAGCGCGTGATATCTTTTCCTACCAGGTGTAGATCTGCAGGCCAATATTTATTGAATTTTTCTTCATCTTTTAAAAAATCGATAGATGTAAGATAATTTAGTAATGCGTCAAACCAGACATAAATGGTATGGTTTTTGTCAAATGGCACAGGCGTGCCGAATTTGAAAGATTTTCTTGAGACTGAAATATCTTGAAGCCCTGATTTTATTACATTTATTACTTCGTTGTATCGAGATTCTGGGCGCAGAAAATCCTTGTGTTCTTCATAATACTTAAGTAGTGGTTTTTCATATTTGCTTAGGCGAAAGAAATAATTTGTTTCGTTTATTTTTTGTACTTTTTCTCCACAGATTGGACACTTCCCATTCTTTAAATCTGAGTCTTTCAGGAACATGGCATCTCTTGCACAGTACCAGCCCTTATATTCTCCGAGGTATATGTCTCCTTTATTGTACAGTGTCTGGAAAAAATGCTCGACTATCTTTATATGATCAGCATCGCTTGTCCTTATGAATCTTATATAGGAAATGCCAAATATATTGAATAGATCTTTCCATGTTTTACTTGCTTTATTTACGAAGAGTTGTGGATCAATACCTTCTTTTTTAGCACGGTCTTCAATTTTTTGGGCGTGTTCATCTGTGCCGGTGGAAAAAAACACATCCTTACCCTCAAGTCTTCTAAACCTTGCAATAATATCTGCCGATATAGCTTCGGACACGGACCCTATATGTGGTTTATCATTTACATAGTAAATGGCAGTTGTGAGATAAAAGTTATCCATATTTTGTGCTCCTTTTAATAGTTTATTTTATTTAAATCCTCTATTGTGCTTGAAAGGACAGATTCTATGAATTCTCTATTTTCTGTGTTTTCTATACCAACAAAGAGGATATTTCCATTATTTAAGGACGATATAATGAGCCTACCTATAGTTCCATTTAGTGTGGTATTTTTGAGTTTTCCCATTTTTAACTCTTGTAAAATTTCATCTGATAAACCCGTAAGTGATACGGTTAGACCGGAAAGTATCTTCGGGGCGATATCCAGTTTGGAAATGTTGTACAACAAACTTCCCTTTTTATTTGTAAGTACTATGGCAAGCACTCCCTCTGTATCCTTTAATTTTTTTAATATTTCTTCTATCATACAGTTGCCGTCCTCAACTTAGGAATATGTTTGAATTTTTAAATTATAATGTTATTCTTCAATGCAGTATAGCATAATCTTATATTTTTTTAAAATACGACCTGTAGTATAATTAAGAAAAAAGGAGGCAATTTGAAGAACAAAAAAGTGTTAGATTTTATTACAGAAGTAATTGATGAAAAAAAGGGTAATGAGATTAAAGTAGTGGATGTTACTAAAATGACTACCTTAACAAATTTTTTCATTATTTGTACTGCAGGAGCAAGCGAACATGCAAAAGCAATTGAAGAGGAATTAGAAAAGAGGCTTAAAGAAAAGAAAATTAATCTACTTAACGAGGAAGGCGGAGGAGAAGGTAAATGGATTGTTATGGATTATGGTGATTTTATAATTCATATAATGACGGAAGATACAAGAAAATTTTATAATATCGAAAGAATCTGGCAAGAAATTTCGTCTCGTCTAAAAAGAACGCTTAAGTCTTGACAAAGTAAAAAAATAAACTATACTGCTCTAGTTATAATTTATTGAAAAAAGGAGGCATTATGGATGAATTTTTCACTAATCCTGTGGTAGAGAAACAAGTAGAGGTAATACCGGATATGTTATGGGATATGATGATTCTAGGGGCAGGGCCTGGCGGGCTTACTGCAGGTATTTACGCAGGAAGAAGCGGTCTAAATGTGATAATTCTTGAAAAACTTTCTCCAGGTGGACAAATTGCCGTAAGCGAGCGGATTGATAATTATCCTGGATTTACTGGTGGGATAAGTGGAACCGAGCTTGTAGAAAGAATGGAAAAACAGGCCGTTCGATTCGGTGCAAGAATTGTAACGGAAGAGGGAATAAAAATTAGCAAGGAAGATAAGCTGTTCGTCGTAACGACGGCAGGAAACAAAAGATACAGAACAAAGACAATAATTATTTCTACTGGTGCAGATCCTGTAAAACTTCCTGTTCCTGAAGAAGAAAAGTTTAGAGGAAAGGGTGTATCATATTGTGCAACTTGTGATGCAGCTTTTTTTAGAGGAAAGGATGTTGCAATTGTAGGTGGTGGTGATACGGCAATTACTGATGCTTTGCATCTTACGCGATTTGCAAATAAAGTAATCATCGTGCATAGGCGAAGAGAATTACGCGCTGTAAAGGCTCTTCGGGAAGAGGTTTTTGCAAATCATAAAATAGTGTTTCAGTGGGATTCTATTCCTTCTCATGTTATTGGCGACGAAATGGTAGAGGGATTGGAAATTGAAAATGTTAAAACAAAGGGAAAAAAAGTTTTAAAAGTAAATGGCATATTTGCTGCCATAGGAACGGTGCCAAATAGCAAAATAGTTAGAGGAATTGTAGAATTGAATGAAAGAGGATTTATAAAAACGAATCACAATAGAGAGACGTCTGTGCCTGGCATCTTTGCTGTAGGTGATGTGAGAGATACACCTTTACGACAGGTTATTACAGCGGCAGGAGATGGGGCAATTGCTGAATTTTCAGCGGAAAATTATATAAAATTGATGGAGAGGTGAAGAAGTGGAAAAATTATTAAAGAAACAAGATGTACAGTACATCAAGGAGTTGTTTGACAAAAGCCTTGTAGATCCAGTGGAGCTTGTATTGTTTTTAGAAAATGAGGGTTCGGACAAAGTTACAGTTGCTAACAGTCAATATTTTCAGTATACGGAAGAAATTATTAAAGAAGTTTCAGAGATCTCGGATAAGATAAAATTGACTGTTTATAAAGATGACAAAGACAAAGAAAAAGAATACGGGGTAAAGGAAATTAGTGCACTATTTCTCCAAGGAAAAAATAGTGATAAGAACATTATTTTTTATGGGATTCCATCAGGGCATGAATTTTCAAGTTTACTGGAGGATATTGTAAATGTTTCTCAGGGAACAACGCAACTTTCTCCGGCATCGAAAGAGACAGTTCGGAATATAAAAGTTCCTGTCGAGATTCTTGTTTTTATTACTCCAACTTGTCCGCATTGTCCTAAAGCTGTACAAACTGCACATCAGCTTGCGATGGAAAACAAACTGATAAAGGCGGCAATGATTGAAGCCAATGAATTTCCCGAACTGTCTAAAAAATATAATGTTTATTCTGTCCCAAAAGTAGTAATAAATGAGAAAGTACAGTTTGAAGGTGCTTTACCGGAAGAAATGTTCTTAAAGAAAGTGCTTTCTGTTGTCGAGGAGTCTTAAGAGTAAAAATTTAATTGAAAAATAAAAGGGGCAAAAGCCCCTTTTATTATATTAACAGTGTAAGAATTGCTTTTTGGATATGTAACCTGTTTTCTGCTTGGTCAAAAACAACAGAGTGAATTCCATCAATCACTGAATCGGTGATTTCTTCTCCTCTGTGGGCAGGCAAACAGTGCATTACGATGACATCTTTTTTAGCCTTTGAAACGAGTGAATCATTTATTTGGTATGGTTTCATTATTTTTACTCGCTTACTGTGCTGTGCCTCATCTCCCATTGATGCCCATACATCAGTATAGATGACATCCACATCTTTTGCTGCTTTTTCAGCATTATTTGTGATAAGAACAGAGCCGTCTGATTCTTTTGCAAACTGTTTTGCATCTTTTAGAACATCTTTTTTGGGTTCGTATCCTTTTGGGGTAGCGACTGTAATGTTCATGCCAAATTTTGTTGCACCAAAAAGAAGGGAATGGCATACATTATTCCCATCGCCCAGATAGGCAATTTTTATCTTCTCTAGCTTGTTCTTTTTTTCTTTAATAGTAAGGAGATCGCCCATAATTTGACATGGATG from Caldisericota bacterium encodes:
- the trxB gene encoding thioredoxin-disulfide reductase, with product MDEFFTNPVVEKQVEVIPDMLWDMMILGAGPGGLTAGIYAGRSGLNVIILEKLSPGGQIAVSERIDNYPGFTGGISGTELVERMEKQAVRFGARIVTEEGIKISKEDKLFVVTTAGNKRYRTKTIIISTGADPVKLPVPEEEKFRGKGVSYCATCDAAFFRGKDVAIVGGGDTAITDALHLTRFANKVIIVHRRRELRAVKALREEVFANHKIVFQWDSIPSHVIGDEMVEGLEIENVKTKGKKVLKVNGIFAAIGTVPNSKIVRGIVELNERGFIKTNHNRETSVPGIFAVGDVRDTPLRQVITAAGDGAIAEFSAENYIKLMER
- a CDS encoding sulfide/dihydroorotate dehydrogenase-like FAD/NAD-binding protein, whose translation is MFKILKHQKLGPKMQLMKLDAPFVAKKAEAGQFVIIRVYEKGERIPLTIADFNREKGTITIVFQEIGKSTHFLATKQAGGYISDVLGPLGNPTDIEYFGNVICIGGGIGVAPVYPLSRKLKQKGNKVTSIIGYRSKNYVFWEDEMKNASNKVLLATNDGTYGEKGFVTDILKKLMDEEKQIDRIFAIGPAIMMKAVANMTKERGIKTIISLNSIMVCGMGMCGACRVTVEGKTKFTCADGPDFDAHLVDFDILMKRLNTYKDEEKISFEKWKAEVDYYEES
- a CDS encoding TatD family hydrolase; the encoded protein is MYIDSHAHLLKKEYGNNLKFVIEDSEKTLFAVNNIAYNMKSSREVVSLSQNNPLFGSVGIHPYDAFPIDKPSEEELATLASYKKIIAIGEIGLDYFRNITSFSLQKKIFKKQIIIAKSLNMPFIVHSRNAFDDTISIITSVGYLNGVFHSFDYGPKEAKKVIDLGMYISFSGMLTFKKRENLREAAKIVPINKVLLETDSPYLAPVPERGKKNLPIFVKYIYAEFANLRNISQDELQCIIVKNFKNIFQKSKKILMKKEALCLKS
- the metG gene encoding methionine--tRNA ligase — protein: MDNFYLTTAIYYVNDKPHIGSVSEAISADIIARFRRLEGKDVFFSTGTDEHAQKIEDRAKKEGIDPQLFVNKASKTWKDLFNIFGISYIRFIRTSDADHIKIVEHFFQTLYNKGDIYLGEYKGWYCARDAMFLKDSDLKNGKCPICGEKVQKINETNYFFRLSKYEKPLLKYYEEHKDFLRPESRYNEVINVIKSGLQDISVSRKSFKFGTPVPFDKNHTIYVWFDALLNYLTSIDFLKDEEKFNKYWPADLHLVGKDITRFHGIIWPAMLMSYGLPLPKEIFAHGFWNLEGEKMSKSKGNVINPVDFVKEFSKKARIDIETAVDATRFYLSKEIPFGLDGNFTMDTFYRRYNSDLANDFGNLINRTTTMLYKYEDGIVPEEIVRDEKIINFINEQEKIYIKEMDKYNFSQALDAVWNIINALNNYIQTKAPWKLKDNQDVLSSILYTLLEGIRHITILLTPFIPFTTKKILKTFQDDSISIKKMGWGQLKTGIKVEKLPPIFPRLKKETADEENVEEENFISYEDFAKLDLRVAQIIAAEKIQESQKLIKLRISLGDEERTIVGGIALHYEPEQLIGKKIIIVKNLKPRKLMDVTSYGMLLAASDENNLSLLILDKEMKEGSKIS
- the rsfS gene encoding ribosome silencing factor; its protein translation is MKNKKVLDFITEVIDEKKGNEIKVVDVTKMTTLTNFFIICTAGASEHAKAIEEELEKRLKEKKINLLNEEGGGEGKWIVMDYGDFIIHIMTEDTRKFYNIERIWQEISSRLKRTLKS
- a CDS encoding thioredoxin family protein; this translates as MEKLLKKQDVQYIKELFDKSLVDPVELVLFLENEGSDKVTVANSQYFQYTEEIIKEVSEISDKIKLTVYKDDKDKEKEYGVKEISALFLQGKNSDKNIIFYGIPSGHEFSSLLEDIVNVSQGTTQLSPASKETVRNIKVPVEILVFITPTCPHCPKAVQTAHQLAMENKLIKAAMIEANEFPELSKKYNVYSVPKVVINEKVQFEGALPEEMFLKKVLSVVEES
- a CDS encoding roadblock/LC7 domain-containing protein is translated as MIEEILKKLKDTEGVLAIVLTNKKGSLLYNISKLDIAPKILSGLTVSLTGLSDEILQELKMGKLKNTTLNGTIGRLIISSLNNGNILFVGIENTENREFIESVLSSTIEDLNKINY
- the argF gene encoding ornithine carbamoyltransferase; translated protein: MSINLKGRSFLTIKDFTQEELKEIIDLGERLKLDHYEGKDEKLLDGKSIGVIFEKPSTRTRISFAVAIFELGAQALILDTSNMQLKRGETVADTGKVLSRYLHGVVARVYSHKTLEELRNHGTVPVINALSDFSHPCQIMGDLLTIKEKKNKLEKIKIAYLGDGNNVCHSLLFGATKFGMNITVATPKGYEPKKDVLKDAKQFAKESDGSVLITNNAEKAAKDVDVIYTDVWASMGDEAQHSKRVKIMKPYQINDSLVSKAKKDVIVMHCLPAHRGEEITDSVIDGIHSVVFDQAENRLHIQKAILTLLI